A genomic window from Litoreibacter janthinus includes:
- a CDS encoding Lrp/AsnC family transcriptional regulator: protein MTDELDTYDTAILKAVSANGRITVTDLAEQINLSKSPTQTRLRRLEKAGFIRGYTAQLNPIKLGLAHIAFVEVKLDDTREKALKAFNDAVLKVPEIEQCHMIAGKFDYLLKVRTSDMQTYRRILGERVSALPHVAHTSTHVVMEAVKEEAI from the coding sequence ATGACTGACGAGCTAGACACCTACGATACCGCGATATTGAAAGCTGTATCTGCCAACGGTCGCATAACCGTGACGGACCTTGCCGAACAGATCAACCTTTCCAAATCGCCGACCCAGACGCGGCTGCGCAGGTTGGAAAAAGCCGGCTTCATCCGCGGATATACAGCCCAGCTTAACCCGATCAAGCTGGGGTTGGCCCATATCGCCTTTGTGGAAGTCAAGCTGGACGACACACGTGAGAAGGCCCTGAAAGCCTTCAACGACGCCGTCCTGAAGGTCCCGGAAATTGAGCAGTGCCACATGATCGCGGGCAAGTTTGATTATCTGCTCAAGGTGCGCACCTCGGACATGCAAACATACCGCCGGATACTTGGCGAACGTGTCAGCGCCCTGCCCCATGTTGCCCACACCTCGACCCATGTGGTGATGGAAGCAGTAAAGGAAGAGGCAATCTAA